A window from Enterocloster bolteae encodes these proteins:
- a CDS encoding DUF2304 domain-containing protein, which translates to MMTVIFRVILVIVSILTMAFMMRKIRQAKVQIEAALFWVIMALILVVFSLFPAVADACAHLLGIYSTPNFLFLFMIFLLIVKVFGMTLQMSQMESRQKELVQRIALDQKDREELELKIQRFLEKEESAGKDSREVMSTKKMAGEETDGR; encoded by the coding sequence ATGATGACAGTGATATTCAGAGTGATTCTGGTTATAGTCTCTATATTGACTATGGCTTTTATGATGCGGAAGATTCGGCAGGCTAAGGTACAGATTGAGGCGGCGCTGTTCTGGGTTATCATGGCCCTGATTCTGGTGGTGTTCTCACTGTTTCCGGCTGTGGCGGATGCCTGCGCCCACTTGCTGGGAATTTATTCCACGCCTAATTTTCTCTTCCTGTTCATGATTTTTCTGCTGATTGTAAAGGTATTTGGAATGACACTCCAGATGTCCCAGATGGAAAGCAGGCAAAAGGAGCTGGTGCAGCGCATTGCACTGGACCAGAAGGACAGGGAGGAACTGGAGCTTAAGATACAGCGGTTCCTGGAAAAGGAGGAGTCAGCCGGAAAGGACAGCAGGGAGGTCATGAGTACAAAGAAAATGGCCGGGGAGGAAACAGATGGCAGGTAA
- a CDS encoding DUF2142 domain-containing protein translates to MAGKKAGRKQESGRPGIRHDAGSGRMLSGHSRCVWLIGSFSVLALGLWHMTDVRAGVLETGDRFLYGWYGGLMVFAVLVLAAVGYLFLVRRDYGLARIFPAAAMGIGLMYMVVLPPLSAPDEVSHYISAYQLSSRLMGRTARAEDERVFIRAQDVFIEDLTGVMDYEAVENGGKTAVVLGQKLEEGTYRTIKERGLGGTGEEGTVMSYQMPVRTTPLAYVPQAMGIALARMLGLGGLGLLFLGRLFNLMFFTAMGCLTIRRMPFGKEVAAGAALLPMTLHLAASFSYDVMIIALSGYFSAVCLDLAYKAERVEVRDVAVLALVMAVMGPCKMVYGVIAGFCLLIPVRKFGGWGKWSLSAASVLGAFAAAMAVVNHRTVSLYTQADQGYVAWAGETGYTFGQLLHSPLLVLKMCYNTLAWQGEQLYSGMIGGALGNMDAVLNTPYAVILGLTAILVMLALRKPGESIFIQWKGRLWIWFLCLVCLGALMFSMLLAWTPVSSNVINGVQGRYLLPLLPMFLLSLKNDKVVRTDWDDRGLLFAMAAMDIYVVLRLFSLVCLRV, encoded by the coding sequence ATGGCAGGTAAGAAAGCGGGGAGGAAACAGGAGAGCGGCAGACCGGGAATCAGGCACGATGCCGGGTCGGGGAGGATGCTGAGCGGACATTCCCGCTGTGTCTGGCTGATAGGCTCTTTCAGCGTTCTTGCCCTTGGACTGTGGCATATGACGGATGTCAGGGCCGGTGTCCTTGAAACAGGGGACCGCTTCCTCTACGGATGGTACGGCGGGCTGATGGTCTTTGCGGTTCTGGTACTGGCGGCAGTGGGATATTTGTTCCTGGTAAGGCGGGACTATGGCCTGGCGCGGATATTTCCCGCAGCAGCCATGGGAATCGGCCTGATGTATATGGTGGTCCTTCCTCCCCTGTCAGCACCGGACGAGGTGAGCCATTATATCAGCGCCTACCAGCTTTCAAGCCGCCTGATGGGCAGGACGGCCCGGGCGGAGGACGAGCGGGTATTCATAAGGGCCCAGGATGTATTCATCGAGGACCTGACGGGAGTTATGGATTATGAAGCTGTGGAAAACGGCGGAAAAACAGCGGTTGTACTGGGACAGAAGCTGGAGGAGGGCACATACAGGACCATAAAGGAGAGGGGCCTTGGCGGCACTGGTGAGGAGGGCACAGTCATGTCATACCAGATGCCGGTACGGACCACGCCCCTGGCCTATGTTCCCCAGGCCATGGGCATTGCCCTGGCAAGGATGCTGGGACTGGGCGGTCTGGGTCTGTTATTTCTGGGACGCCTGTTCAACCTTATGTTTTTTACTGCCATGGGATGTCTCACTATACGAAGGATGCCCTTTGGCAAGGAGGTGGCAGCAGGAGCAGCCCTGCTTCCCATGACCCTCCATCTGGCGGCCTCCTTTTCTTATGATGTGATGATTATAGCCCTCAGCGGATACTTTTCAGCGGTATGCCTTGATTTGGCCTATAAAGCTGAGCGCGTGGAGGTTAGGGATGTGGCTGTACTGGCCCTTGTGATGGCTGTCATGGGGCCCTGCAAAATGGTGTACGGCGTCATAGCCGGTTTCTGTCTCCTGATACCGGTGAGGAAGTTCGGAGGCTGGGGAAAATGGAGCCTGTCGGCTGCTTCCGTACTGGGAGCATTTGCCGCGGCCATGGCAGTGGTAAACCACAGGACGGTGTCGCTGTACACCCAGGCTGACCAGGGATATGTAGCCTGGGCCGGGGAAACAGGCTACACCTTCGGACAGCTGCTTCACAGTCCCTTGCTGGTGCTTAAGATGTGTTACAATACCCTGGCCTGGCAGGGGGAACAGCTCTACTCCGGTATGATTGGAGGAGCGCTGGGGAATATGGATGCAGTGCTCAACACCCCTTATGCGGTCATACTGGGTCTGACAGCCATATTGGTGATGCTGGCGCTCAGAAAACCAGGAGAGAGCATTTTTATCCAATGGAAGGGCCGTCTGTGGATATGGTTTCTCTGCCTGGTATGCCTGGGAGCGCTGATGTTCTCCATGCTGCTGGCCTGGACGCCGGTGAGCTCCAATGTCATAAACGGTGTACAGGGAAGATATCTGCTTCCGCTTCTCCCCATGTTCCTTCTCAGCCTTAAAAATGACAAGGTGGTGCGGACGGACTGGGATGACAGGGGACTGCTGTTTGCCATGGCCGCCATGGATATCTACGTGGTGCTGCGCCTGTTCAGCCTGGTATGCCTGAGGGTGTGA
- the rfbC gene encoding dTDP-4-dehydrorhamnose 3,5-epimerase produces MGKIKVTPCDIKGLYVIEPAVFKDERGYFMETYNQNDFKEAGLGMVFVQDNQSMSVKGVLRGLHFQKQYPQGKLVRVVRGTVYDVAVDLRSDSETYGKWFGVILSAENKKQFYIPEGFAHGFLVLSDEAEFAYKCTDFYHPGDEGGLLWSDPEIGVDWPIEPDMQLIISDKDRKWSGLRDTFKF; encoded by the coding sequence ATGGGAAAGATTAAAGTGACCCCCTGCGACATCAAGGGGCTGTATGTGATTGAACCTGCAGTTTTTAAGGATGAGAGAGGCTATTTTATGGAGACCTACAATCAGAATGATTTTAAGGAAGCAGGTCTCGGCATGGTGTTCGTACAGGACAACCAGTCCATGTCCGTCAAGGGCGTACTGAGAGGGCTGCATTTCCAGAAGCAGTATCCCCAGGGCAAGCTGGTAAGGGTGGTGAGAGGTACTGTCTACGATGTGGCGGTGGATCTGCGTTCTGATTCCGAAACCTACGGAAAATGGTTTGGCGTCATTCTTTCCGCAGAGAATAAGAAGCAGTTTTATATACCCGAAGGATTTGCCCATGGATTCCTGGTGCTGTCCGATGAAGCGGAATTCGCTTATAAGTGCACGGACTTCTACCATCCGGGAGACGAGGGCGGCCTGCTGTGGAGCGACCCTGAAATCGGGGTGGACTGGCCCATAGAACCGGACATGCAGCTGATTATATCGGATAAGGACAGAAAGTGGAGCGGCCTCAGGGATACCTTCAAGTTCTGA
- a CDS encoding ABC transporter permease encodes MNYVLSLMKEIIGKRKLIWDLGKADFRKRFVGSYFGVVWMFIQPIVTVSIYAVVFGMGFKSPPPIEGFTYVEWLVPGIVPWFFFSESVNSITNCLQEYNYLVKKVVFKVEILPIIKLISCLLVHAFFVVIMFGMYLIIGRMPSVIWFQLVYYSLAASLLALGIGFFTSAVNVFFKDMAQIVSICLQFGIWMTPIMYHESMFTGAGKWVEVLFKLNPFYYVVAGYRDTMLTGNWFWERPTLTLYYWGFTAVVLLLGLKMFKRLRPHFSDVL; translated from the coding sequence ATGAATTATGTGCTTTCTCTGATGAAAGAGATTATAGGAAAACGGAAGCTTATATGGGATTTGGGCAAGGCTGATTTCCGGAAACGCTTTGTGGGCTCTTACTTTGGGGTGGTGTGGATGTTCATACAGCCTATCGTGACAGTCAGCATCTATGCGGTCGTATTCGGAATGGGCTTTAAATCCCCGCCTCCCATTGAAGGGTTCACTTATGTGGAGTGGCTGGTGCCGGGCATTGTGCCATGGTTCTTTTTCAGTGAATCCGTCAACAGCATTACCAACTGTCTCCAGGAGTATAATTATCTGGTGAAGAAGGTGGTGTTCAAGGTGGAAATACTGCCCATTATCAAGCTTATATCCTGTCTGCTGGTCCATGCCTTTTTTGTGGTCATCATGTTTGGGATGTATCTGATTATAGGCAGGATGCCCTCTGTCATATGGTTCCAGCTGGTGTATTATTCCCTGGCTGCCTCTCTGCTGGCCCTGGGAATCGGATTTTTTACCAGCGCGGTTAATGTGTTCTTTAAGGATATGGCGCAGATCGTGAGTATCTGCCTCCAGTTCGGTATCTGGATGACTCCCATCATGTACCACGAATCCATGTTTACCGGAGCGGGAAAATGGGTGGAAGTGCTGTTCAAGCTGAATCCTTTTTATTATGTGGTGGCCGGGTACAGGGATACCATGCTAACAGGAAACTGGTTCTGGGAACGGCCCACACTGACCCTTTATTACTGGGGCTTTACCGCGGTGGTGCTTTTGCTGGGACTTAAGATGTTCAAGCGTCTCCGTCCCCATTTTTCTGATGTTCTGTAG
- a CDS encoding M48 family metallopeptidase, translating into MIQKVEISWRHREQEGVIPVEVVYSRRRTIGLEIKADGHVYARVPERIPNQYVMDFIKERQEWIVQKWFMIMERRRQEQSRPVKDYEKDPELEKLYRKKAKMQLENRCAYFAKRMAVDYNRIAVRAAKTRWGSCSAQGNLNFHWKLVLMPPEILDYVVVHELAHRKEMNHSQRFWAEVERILPDYKARRKWLKEFGSQV; encoded by the coding sequence ATGATACAGAAGGTGGAGATTAGCTGGCGCCATAGGGAACAGGAGGGTGTCATTCCCGTAGAGGTGGTCTACTCCAGACGGCGTACCATAGGACTGGAAATCAAGGCAGACGGCCATGTGTATGCCAGAGTGCCGGAGCGCATTCCAAACCAGTACGTGATGGACTTTATAAAGGAGCGCCAGGAATGGATTGTGCAGAAATGGTTCATGATTATGGAGCGGCGCAGGCAGGAGCAGTCAAGGCCGGTCAAAGACTATGAGAAGGACCCTGAGCTGGAGAAGCTTTACCGAAAGAAGGCTAAGATGCAGCTGGAGAACCGGTGCGCCTATTTCGCAAAGCGCATGGCAGTGGATTACAACCGCATTGCCGTGCGGGCCGCCAAGACCCGTTGGGGCAGCTGCAGCGCCCAGGGGAATCTGAACTTCCACTGGAAGCTGGTGCTCATGCCGCCGGAAATACTGGATTATGTGGTGGTTCATGAGCTGGCCCACAGAAAAGAGATGAACCATTCCCAACGGTTCTGGGCTGAGGTGGAGCGGATCCTGCCGGATTACAAGGCCCGGAGAAAGTGGCTGAAGGAGTTTGGAAGCCAGGTTTAG
- a CDS encoding GNAT family N-acetyltransferase encodes MEIIQVKKDKKKYLDLLLLADEQEDMVDRYLERGDMFVLTDGTVRAECVVTKEGPGIYELKNIATAPQFHRQGYGRRLIEYVFTYYPDLRTLYVGTGDSPLSLGFYHACGFIDSHRVERFFTDNYDHPIIEDGIQLVDMVYLKRERDMA; translated from the coding sequence ATGGAAATCATTCAGGTAAAAAAGGACAAAAAGAAGTATCTGGACCTGCTCCTGCTGGCAGACGAACAGGAGGATATGGTGGACCGCTACCTGGAGCGGGGCGATATGTTTGTGCTGACAGACGGCACAGTCCGGGCGGAATGCGTGGTGACAAAAGAAGGTCCCGGCATATATGAGCTTAAAAATATAGCGACAGCCCCCCAGTTCCATAGACAGGGATACGGCCGCCGCCTGATTGAATATGTTTTTACCTATTATCCGGATTTAAGGACCCTTTATGTGGGAACCGGGGACAGCCCTCTCTCCCTGGGCTTTTACCATGCCTGCGGTTTTATAGATTCCCACCGGGTGGAGCGCTTTTTTACCGACAATTACGACCATCCCATCATTGAGGACGGAATCCAGCTGGTGGACATGGTCTATCTGAAACGGGAACGGGACATGGCATAA
- a CDS encoding cupin domain-containing protein, which translates to MRPISFSGMEDAITVQKPNGTHVSYHIFEESEIHLNRITPGSVQEWHYHTRIDECLLITKGVLTCRWLEDGAERTRKVREQEIVRVGSSVHTFANESEEDVEFVVFRFVPDGRDKRETIKSDKVVVDR; encoded by the coding sequence ATGAGACCAATCAGTTTTTCTGGCATGGAGGATGCCATAACCGTACAGAAGCCCAATGGAACCCATGTGAGCTACCATATCTTTGAGGAATCCGAAATTCACCTGAACCGGATTACACCGGGGAGTGTTCAGGAATGGCATTATCATACCCGTATAGATGAGTGCCTTCTCATAACAAAGGGGGTGCTGACCTGCCGCTGGCTGGAGGACGGGGCGGAGAGGACGAGGAAGGTCCGTGAGCAGGAGATTGTCCGTGTGGGAAGCTCGGTTCACACCTTTGCCAATGAGTCGGAGGAGGATGTGGAATTTGTGGTGTTCCGGTTTGTTCCTGACGGCAGGGATAAAAGGGAGACCATAAAGAGCGACAAGGTGGTTGTGGACAGGTGA
- a CDS encoding DUF4846 domain-containing protein, with product MVKWIRGAAGMVFLAAFLWGCSPGQADEQTAEEQQQAVAGLEGRDVQRVTQTASPEPEGTGIAVNPSGAVLSERIPVPSGFQRTDAGEGSFQDYIRSYPLKPDGSPVMLYDGSEKGNQTAHQAVFALPVFDSDLQQCADSLMRMYGEYLWAHGAGDEIAFHLTNGFLMDYPSWREGNRLSVDGNQVSWVKKASYDDSYETFLLYMKYVMMYAGTLSLDNECTAIDISLIKAGDMFIKGGSPGHCVMVADVAVNGDGDICFLLAQGYMPAQDFHILNNPLHMDDPWYYASELSYPLKTPEYVFQEGSLKRWYLSDFL from the coding sequence ATGGTTAAATGGATTAGGGGGGCTGCGGGTATGGTATTTCTGGCTGCTTTCCTGTGGGGATGCAGTCCGGGGCAGGCAGATGAACAGACGGCGGAGGAACAGCAGCAGGCTGTGGCCGGACTGGAGGGAAGGGATGTACAGAGGGTGACGCAGACAGCTTCGCCGGAGCCGGAGGGAACGGGAATTGCCGTGAATCCCTCAGGAGCCGTTCTTTCAGAGCGTATTCCCGTACCGTCAGGATTTCAGAGAACAGATGCCGGGGAGGGAAGCTTCCAGGACTATATCAGGTCCTATCCCCTTAAGCCGGACGGGAGCCCGGTGATGCTGTACGACGGCAGTGAAAAGGGAAACCAGACAGCCCATCAAGCGGTATTTGCTCTGCCTGTATTTGACAGTGACTTGCAGCAGTGCGCGGACAGCCTCATGCGTATGTACGGAGAGTACTTGTGGGCCCATGGGGCCGGTGATGAGATTGCATTTCACCTTACCAACGGATTTTTGATGGATTATCCCTCCTGGAGAGAAGGGAACCGCCTGTCAGTGGACGGAAACCAGGTGTCGTGGGTTAAGAAGGCTTCTTATGATGATTCTTATGAGACATTCCTGCTCTACATGAAGTATGTGATGATGTACGCAGGCACCCTTTCCCTGGACAATGAGTGTACGGCCATTGATATAAGCCTGATAAAGGCCGGTGACATGTTCATAAAAGGGGGAAGTCCGGGGCACTGCGTCATGGTGGCGGATGTGGCTGTGAACGGGGATGGGGACATCTGTTTCCTTCTGGCCCAGGGATATATGCCCGCCCAGGATTTCCACATTCTTAACAATCCCCTTCATATGGACGATCCGTGGTATTATGCCTCGGAGCTTTCCTATCCCCTTAAGACGCCGGAGTATGTGTTTCAGGAGGGGAGCTTAAAACGCTGGTATCTCAGTGACTTTTTGTAG
- a CDS encoding VOC family protein: MDLKKIHHVAIIVSDYEVSRRFYVELLGFKVIRENYRPEKDDYKLDLELDGCELELFSGKHNPPRPSYPEALGLRHLAFRVEDMDAAVRELNEKGVDTEPVRMDQFTGRRMTFFHDPDGLPLELHE, translated from the coding sequence ATGGATTTAAAGAAAATACACCATGTGGCTATTATTGTTTCAGATTATGAGGTGTCCAGAAGATTCTATGTGGAGCTTCTGGGATTTAAAGTGATCCGGGAAAATTACAGGCCGGAAAAAGATGACTATAAGCTGGATCTGGAGCTGGACGGGTGCGAACTGGAGCTGTTTTCAGGGAAGCATAATCCTCCCAGGCCAAGTTACCCTGAAGCCCTGGGACTGAGACACCTGGCTTTCCGGGTGGAGGATATGGATGCTGCCGTGAGGGAGCTCAATGAAAAGGGAGTGGATACAGAGCCTGTCCGCATGGACCAGTTTACAGGCAGGAGAATGACGTTCTTTCATGATCCCGACGGCCTGCCGCTGGAATTACATGAATGA
- a CDS encoding Na+/H+ antiporter NhaC family protein has protein sequence MLTFLAQWRRNSEALVLGICLQSAGIQILYALLFGLLCFSIYCLAKGYSARETGSMLWEGISQVRNILIIFVFIGGLTAVWRISGTIPYILYYAVGFIHPRYFVLCTFLLCSSMSFLTGTSFGTASTMGVICMLISNAAGLSPFLTGGAILSGSFFGDRCSPMSSSAQLICSLTRTDIYLNIKLMCRSSAVPLAATCILYVVLASGSSAPADRELLDLFRTNFSLHWAAMLPAVLILVLSLLRVDVKYAMAVSIAAGAAVALFVQGASPLVLLRCFLYGYEAQDGTRLAQLLNGGGIRSMVKVGIIVLISASYSGIFSHTCLLSGVKHALLRSARRLTPFGTVLVTSVLSCAVSCNQSLATILTCQMCDGLYPKKEKLALALEDTAILIAALIPWGIAGTVPVAAIGAPMGCMFYAFYLYLVPLWNLITALYHDRIRAGRTAFTSFM, from the coding sequence GTGCTGACTTTTCTGGCTCAATGGCGAAGAAATTCCGAGGCACTTGTCCTCGGAATTTGTCTACAGTCTGCGGGCATACAGATTCTGTATGCCCTGTTGTTCGGCCTGCTCTGTTTTTCCATCTACTGTCTGGCCAAAGGATATTCGGCAAGGGAAACCGGCTCCATGCTGTGGGAGGGTATTTCCCAGGTACGGAATATCCTTATTATTTTTGTATTTATCGGAGGCCTGACCGCTGTGTGGCGAATCAGCGGCACCATCCCCTATATCCTATATTATGCGGTAGGATTCATACATCCCAGGTATTTCGTGCTCTGCACCTTCCTCCTGTGTTCTTCCATGTCCTTCCTCACCGGTACCTCCTTTGGCACGGCAAGTACCATGGGAGTCATATGCATGCTCATATCGAATGCAGCAGGCTTAAGCCCCTTTCTTACAGGCGGCGCCATCCTCTCCGGAAGCTTTTTCGGGGACCGCTGCTCCCCCATGTCCTCCAGCGCCCAGCTGATATGCAGCCTGACCCGGACAGACATCTATCTGAACATAAAGCTTATGTGCCGCAGCAGCGCGGTTCCCTTAGCCGCAACATGCATCCTCTATGTGGTCCTGGCTTCCGGTTCCAGCGCTCCGGCGGACAGGGAGCTCCTGGACCTGTTCAGGACAAATTTCTCCCTCCACTGGGCCGCCATGCTTCCGGCTGTCCTGATTCTGGTTCTGTCCCTGTTGCGCGTGGATGTAAAATATGCTATGGCCGTCAGCATTGCAGCCGGTGCCGCAGTGGCCCTGTTTGTCCAGGGAGCCTCCCCCCTGGTCCTGCTGCGCTGCTTCCTATACGGATATGAGGCCCAGGACGGGACGCGACTGGCCCAGCTGTTGAACGGTGGCGGCATACGCTCCATGGTAAAGGTGGGCATCATCGTGCTCATCTCCGCCTCCTACTCAGGAATCTTTTCACACACCTGCCTGCTGTCCGGGGTAAAGCATGCCCTTTTAAGGTCTGCCCGGCGCCTTACTCCCTTTGGCACTGTCCTGGTGACCTCGGTCCTCTCCTGTGCGGTCAGCTGCAACCAGAGCCTGGCCACCATCCTTACCTGCCAGATGTGCGACGGGCTTTACCCCAAAAAGGAAAAGCTGGCCCTCGCGCTGGAGGACACAGCCATTCTCATTGCAGCCCTGATTCCCTGGGGTATTGCCGGCACTGTGCCGGTGGCCGCCATCGGCGCTCCCATGGGATGCATGTTTTATGCTTTTTACCTGTATCTGGTTCCCCTGTGGAACCTGATTACGGCCCTGTACCATGACCGGATCCGGGCCGGACGCACTGCCTTCACCTCATTCATGTAA
- a CDS encoding IS1182-like element ISClbo1 family transposase, with amino-acid sequence MLMMTQNADKKREQIQLFCMDDMVPQDHLLRIIDKAIDWSFIYELVEDKYSQDNGRPSMDPVMLIKIPFIQYLYGIKSMRQTVKEIEVNVAYRWFLGLDMLDKVPHFSTFGKNYTRRFKDTDLFEQIFAHILSECYKFKLVDPNEVFVDATHVKARANNKKMQKRIAHDEALFFEDLLKQEINEDREAHGKRPLKEKEDDNNTPSGGAGGKEEKTVKASTSDPESGWFRKGEHKHVFAYAVQTACDKNGWILSYSVHPGNNHDSRTFKSLYDKIKGIGIETLIADAGYKTPGIAKLLIDQGVKPLLPYKRPLTKEGFFKKYEYVYDEYYDCYICPNNQVLTYRTTNREGYREYKSCGSACASCAYLAKCTQSKDHVKTVMRHIWEPYMEMCEEIRQTLGMKELYSQRKETIERIFGSAKENHGFRYTQMFGKARMEMKVGLTFACMNLKKLARMKAKWGAAHFTNFILNAIWLIKENWLWDTKPKTSLSTV; translated from the coding sequence ATGCTTATGATGACACAGAATGCGGATAAAAAAAGAGAACAGATTCAGTTGTTTTGCATGGATGACATGGTTCCACAGGACCATCTGCTGCGGATCATCGACAAAGCAATCGACTGGTCCTTCATTTATGAACTGGTAGAAGATAAATACAGTCAGGACAACGGACGCCCCAGTATGGACCCCGTCATGCTGATCAAGATTCCTTTCATCCAATATCTTTATGGCATTAAAAGCATGCGCCAGACGGTAAAAGAGATTGAGGTAAATGTCGCCTATCGCTGGTTCCTCGGGTTGGATATGCTGGATAAAGTGCCACATTTTTCAACCTTTGGAAAGAACTATACGAGACGCTTTAAAGACACCGACCTGTTTGAACAGATATTCGCGCATATCCTTTCTGAATGCTACAAATTTAAGCTGGTAGACCCTAATGAAGTTTTTGTGGATGCCACCCATGTAAAAGCCAGAGCAAACAATAAAAAGATGCAGAAGCGTATTGCTCATGATGAGGCATTATTTTTTGAAGATCTGCTGAAACAGGAAATCAATGAAGACCGTGAAGCACACGGGAAACGTCCGCTGAAAGAAAAAGAGGATGACAACAATACACCATCCGGTGGAGCCGGCGGCAAAGAAGAAAAGACAGTGAAAGCAAGCACTTCTGATCCGGAAAGCGGATGGTTTCGCAAAGGAGAACATAAACATGTATTTGCTTATGCAGTACAGACCGCATGTGATAAGAATGGATGGATTCTCAGCTATAGCGTTCATCCCGGGAACAATCATGACAGCAGAACCTTCAAGTCTTTATATGACAAGATAAAAGGGATCGGAATAGAGACCCTGATAGCCGATGCAGGATATAAAACTCCCGGTATAGCAAAACTTTTGATCGATCAAGGAGTCAAACCGCTCCTACCATACAAACGCCCCCTGACAAAAGAGGGTTTCTTCAAGAAATACGAGTACGTTTATGATGAGTATTACGACTGCTATATCTGTCCCAACAATCAGGTGCTGACCTATCGAACAACCAACCGTGAGGGATATCGCGAGTACAAAAGCTGTGGAAGTGCCTGTGCAAGCTGTGCCTATCTTGCAAAATGTACCCAAAGCAAAGATCATGTAAAGACGGTTATGCGCCACATATGGGAACCTTACATGGAGATGTGTGAGGAGATCCGCCAAACCCTGGGTATGAAAGAATTATATTCACAAAGGAAAGAAACCATAGAACGAATCTTTGGAAGTGCAAAGGAGAATCATGGTTTTCGATATACACAGATGTTTGGAAAAGCCCGAATGGAAATGAAAGTCGGGCTTACATTTGCCTGCATGAATCTGAAAAAGCTGGCCAGGATGAAAGCGAAATGGGGAGCAGCCCATTTCACAAACTTTATTTTGAACGCAATTTGGTTAATAAAAGAAAACTGGCTTTGGGATACAAAGCCCAAAACCAGTTTGTCTACAGTCTGA
- a CDS encoding chromate transporter, protein MIYFQLFLSFLQIGAFSFGGGYAAMPLIQNQVVTLHGWLNLAEFTDLVTISQMTPGPIAINAATFVGTRIAGTPGALAATIGCVLPSCILVTLLAKIYLKYRNLSLIQGVLKSLRPAVVAMIGAAGVSILVTAFWGLAGFTPDLGAINLRSVCIFTGAMILLIRFKMNPILVMVLSGLAETACQLAMRVI, encoded by the coding sequence ATGATTTACTTCCAGCTATTTTTAAGCTTTCTGCAGATTGGCGCATTCAGTTTCGGAGGCGGATATGCCGCCATGCCTCTGATCCAGAACCAGGTGGTCACCCTTCACGGCTGGCTGAACCTGGCTGAGTTTACAGACCTTGTGACCATTTCCCAGATGACCCCTGGTCCCATTGCCATCAATGCCGCCACCTTCGTGGGCACCCGCATTGCAGGTACGCCCGGGGCCCTGGCGGCGACCATTGGGTGCGTGCTGCCGTCCTGCATCCTGGTTACCCTTCTTGCAAAGATCTATCTCAAATACAGGAATTTAAGCCTGATCCAGGGTGTCCTCAAATCCCTGCGGCCTGCCGTGGTAGCCATGATTGGTGCAGCGGGCGTCAGCATACTGGTCACTGCCTTCTGGGGACTGGCGGGCTTTACCCCTGACCTGGGAGCCATAAACCTGCGTTCCGTATGTATTTTCACCGGCGCCATGATACTGCTCATACGTTTTAAGATGAATCCCATCCTGGTCATGGTGCTGTCAGGACTGGCTGAAACAGCCTGCCAGCTGGCCATGCGCGTGATATAG
- a CDS encoding chromate transporter, which yields MVVNIKSKKHASSRAPGHAGSRGSLLAKLFLSTLYLSAFTFGGGYVIVTLMKKKFVDEYHWIDEQEMLDLVAIAQSSPGAIAVNGAIVVGYKLAGMAGVLTAVIATVLPPFTILTLISFCYAAFRSNLFVGWMLNGMQAGVGAVIAQVVWEMGSGIVKDRQWISVLIMAAAFIANYVYNVNVVLIILLCAAIGVVRTLSSGHNKKGTEGGAL from the coding sequence ATGGTAGTTAACATAAAATCAAAAAAGCATGCTTCCTCCAGGGCTCCGGGACACGCGGGCAGCCGCGGCTCCCTTCTGGCAAAACTCTTTCTCTCAACCCTGTATCTGAGCGCATTTACCTTCGGTGGCGGATATGTCATCGTCACACTGATGAAGAAGAAATTTGTAGACGAATACCACTGGATTGATGAACAGGAGATGTTGGATCTGGTGGCCATTGCCCAGTCCTCGCCGGGCGCCATCGCTGTCAACGGGGCTATCGTGGTAGGCTATAAACTGGCCGGCATGGCAGGGGTACTGACCGCGGTCATTGCCACTGTCCTCCCGCCGTTTACCATCCTGACTCTGATCTCCTTCTGCTACGCCGCCTTCCGCTCCAACCTTTTTGTGGGATGGATGTTAAACGGAATGCAGGCCGGCGTGGGGGCTGTCATTGCCCAGGTGGTCTGGGAGATGGGCAGCGGCATCGTAAAAGACAGACAGTGGATATCCGTCCTGATTATGGCCGCGGCCTTTATTGCCAATTATGTATACAATGTCAACGTAGTCCTGATCATCCTTTTGTGCGCCGCCATAGGTGTGGTGCGGACCCTCTCTTCCGGGCATAATAAAAAAGGGACGGAAGGAGGCGCGCTATGA